Proteins encoded within one genomic window of Hermetia illucens chromosome 2, iHerIll2.2.curated.20191125, whole genome shotgun sequence:
- the LOC119650328 gene encoding ice-structuring glycoprotein-like: MFRLAVILFVCAVANASVSHVAAPLVAAPAVAAVAPVAYSAAATTNAFQKFATPVAAAAPIIAARAAPVAYSAASTVNAFQKFATPAVVTAPVAAPVAYSAASTVNAFQRYAAPVVAAAPAVVSAPVAYSAASTVNAFERYATPVVAAAPAVAAAPVVAARVAAPAAIAPVVPAARLAAAPVAVAAPAVRTAAIAAPIAAVRTAIAPAVAPVAYTAAVAAPVAYTAQFAAPVAYAARLAAPAIAPLAYSAIAPARLAAPVAAAFAPVAAATPLAYAASYLPTGVAAAAGTPVSFNAALPGATTYGAPTAKSAPEPAAPEAPLNPQASNPADSEASLAEGRSAEPAPEGAAVYGPPEAPNAEQQPQGSISRSDSSPELLKFTEANGRA, translated from the exons ATGTTTCGATTG gctgttattttgtttgtttgcgcTGTGGCCAACGCCAGTGTTAGTCACGTTGCCGCTCCCTTGGTAGCCGCCCCAGCAGTAGCTGCTGTTGCCCCAGTTGCATACAGTGCCGCGGCCACAACTAACGCCTTCCAGAAGTTTGCAACCCCAGTTGCTGCTGCTGCCCCCATCATTGCTGCTCGTGCTGCTCCAGTTGCCTACAGTGCTGCTTCAACTGTGAACGCTTTCCAGAAATTCGCTACTCCAGCTGTGGTTACTGCTCCTGTAGCTGCACCCGTCGCCTATAGTGCTGCCTCTACCGTAAACGCCTTCCAAAGGTATGCTGCTCCAGTAGTCGCCGCTGCTCCTGCTGTAGTTTCAGCTCCAGTTGCATACAGTGCTGCATCGACTGTAAACGCCTTTGAACGTTATGCCACTCCAGTGGTTGCTGCTGCTCCCGCTGTTGCTGCCGCTCCAGTTGTAGCTGCCCGTGTCGCTGCACCTGCTGCTATTGCTCCTGTTGTGCCAGCTGCCCGATTAGCCGCTGCGCCAGTTGCTGTAGCTGCCCCAGCTGTCCGTACTGCAGCCATCGCTGCCCCTATTGCCGCCGTCCGCACTGCTATTGCTCCAGCTGTTGCCCCAGTTGCTTACACCGCTGCCGTTGCTGCACCAGTTGCATACACTGCCCAATTCGCCGCTCCAGTTGCATATGCCGCTAGACTCGCTGCTCCAGCTATCGCCCCCCTTGCTTACAGCGCCATAGCCCCAGCTCGTCTTGCTGCTCCTGTAGCTGCAGCTTTTGCTCCCGTCGCTGCTGCTACCCCTCTTGCATATGCTGCCTCATACCTTCCCACTGGTGTAGCTGCTGCTGCAGGAACTCCAGTTTCATTCAACGCTGCTTTACCTGGAGCTACTACCTACGGAGCCCCGACTGCCAAATCTGCTCCAGAACCAGCTGCTCCTGAAGCTCCCTTGAACCCACAAGCCTCAAACCCAGCCGACTCAGAAGCCTCTTTGGCTGAAGGCAGAAGCGCTGAACCTGCACCTGAAGGCGCTGCCGTTTATGGTCCACCAGAAGCTCCAAATGCAGAACAACAgccacaaggatccatttcgCGGTCGGATTCTTCGCCAGAACTGTTGAAATTCACCGAAGCTAATGGAAGAGCTTAA
- the LOC119648571 gene encoding uncharacterized protein LOC119648571: MSLSAEAISNMIERVNLSLAVQLRKEFQDAIAELKSQPGPSTQGSDIHSVVSQLRQEFHSTIQELRASAPPVEKQSDINVVVSQLREEFQSSLQQLKTPGPSVQRYEEIAITSRVVGGNMRLDLPKSMHEFSDVMDKYPSWRQSAKAAIKPYQPYVGSDIYYQAVAIIRNKITGSADMVLSSFSTPLNFDAILARLDHTYSDKRPLYLLEQELSTLRQGRFSIPQFYDMVEKQLTLITNKAIMQYGDESVVLKSLNEKYRDDALRIFISGIKRPIGDTLFASQPKDLPSALALAQELESNRQRYNFAAAFANSNSDREHTSNLGKSPHYKVVNKTTRDEAQSPLEPMDVDPSTHQLNTFRVEKLKDSSVVDILQSKACLPYVQHTLLNGEKIKLLLDTGAERNYVKNLPFLVGVSKLKNDEFDVHSIHGETRITAKCQISIMGRTSDFYVLSEINDMDGIIGYRFLKEINAMIDVTGSKLYYIGGIQEVFPSNSTQINLLQDLDYNSIPEEGVDGFKKIVTENQKAFADPNEALPYNTNIVATIKTTTDEAIYSRSYPYQMTATKFVNSEVETMLRDGIIRKSSSPYNNPIWVVNKKGVDEMGNPKLRLILQLYCRI; encoded by the exons aTGTCTTTATCTGCCGAAGCTATTTCGAATATGATTGAAAGGGTTAACCTTTCATTAGCTGTTCAGCTTAGGAAGGAATTTCAAGACGCAATTGCGGAATTGAAATCTCAGCCAGGTCCGTCAACTCAAGGGAGTGACATTCACAGTGTTGTTTCTCAGTTAAGGCAGGAATTTCATTCTACCATACAGGAACTGCGAGCGTCAGCACCACCTGTTGAAAAACAGAGTGATATTAATGTGGTTGTTTCGCAATTAAGGGAAGAATTTCAGTCTTCTTTGCAGCAACTGAAGACACCAGGTCCTTCTGTACAGAGGTAtgaggaaattgccatcacaagTAGGGTTGTTGGTGGTAATATGAGGCTTGACTTACCAAAATCAATGCACGAGTTTAGCGATGTTATGGATAAGTATCCATCATGGCGACAGTCAGCCAAAGCTGCAATAAAGCCGTATCAACCATATGTTGGTTCTGACATATATTATCAAGCTGTTGCTATTATCCGCAACAAAATAACTGGTTCTGCTGATATGGTTTTATCGTCGTTCAGTACACCACTGAATTTTGACGCTATATTGGCTAGATTGGACCATACGTATTCCGATAAGAGACCACTGTATTTACTCGAGCAGGAATTGTCTACTCTTAGACAAGGTCGTTTTTCTATTCCACAATTTTatgatatggtagaaaaacaattgactttAATAACCAATAAAGCTATTATGCAATATGGTGATGAAAGCGTAGTTTTGAAATCCTTGAATGAAAAGTATAGAGACGACGCATTGCGTATTTTCATTTCTGGTATTAAAAGACCTATCGGTGATACTCTCTTTGCGAGTCAACCAAAGGATTTACCATCTGCCTTGGCTCTCGCACAGGAACTAGAGTCTAACAGACAACGCTATAATTTCGCCGCTGCTTTTGCTAATTCGAACTCTGATAGGGAACATACGAGTAATTTGGGTAAAAGTCCACATTATAAAGTGGTTAACAAAACTACCCGAGATGAAGCTCAATCTCCACTTGAACCAATGGATGTAGATCCATCAAC acatcAATTGAACACATTCCGGGTAGAGAAATTAAAGGATAGTTCTGTTGTAGACATTTTACAATCAAAagcatgtcttccatacgttCAACACACTttgttaaacggtgagaaaattaaacttctttTGGACACAGGTGCCGAAAGAAACTATGTGAAAAATCTTCCATTTCTAGTTGGTGTATCTAAATTAAAAAACGATGAATTTGATGTACATTCCATTCATGGGGAAACACGTATCACCGCGAAATGTCAGATAAGCATTATGGGACGTACTTCTGATTTTTATGTATTGTCTGAAATAAATGATATGGATGGAATTATAGGTTACAGATTTCTAAAGGAAATCAATGCAATGATTGATGTCACTGGTAGTAAACTTTATTATATAGGTGGAATTCAAGAGGTTTTTCCTTCTAATAGCACACAAATAAATCTCCTACAGGATTTAGATTACAATTCTATTCCTGAGGAAGGTGTAGACGGGTTTAAGAAAATCGTTACGGAAAATCAAAAAGCATTTGCTGATCCAAATGAAGCATTGCCTTATAATACTAACATTGTGGCTACGATTAAAACTACCACTGACGAAGCAATATATTCAAGGAGTTACCCATACCAGATGACGGCAActaaatttgtaaattctgAGGTTGAAACTATGCTACGTGATGGTATAATCAGAAAGAGTTCTTCTCCTTATAATAACCCAATTtgggtagttaataaaaagggtgtagatgaaatgggaaaTCCTAAACTACGTCTG ATACTTCAGTTATATTGTCGAATTTAG
- the LOC119650164 gene encoding pupal cuticle protein C1B-like, with translation MFKTVILFAVIACAFAKPGVIAPLAYSAPVVAAAPGIVTASSSQVVARNYNGLAAPLVAAAAPVAYTAPAVAAYSAPLAYTAAAAPVAYAAGIAPAVAAPLKYTAAAPLLL, from the exons ATGTTCAAGACC GTCATCCTTTTCGCTGTCATCGCCTGCGCTTTTGCCAAACCAGGTGTTATCGCTCCATTGGCCTACAGTGCCCCAGTGGTTGCTGCTGCTCCTGGCATCGTGACTGCCTCAAGCTCCCAGGTTGTTGCCCGCAACTACAATGGATTAGCTGCTCCATTGGTCGCTGCTGCTGCTCCTGTTGCCTACACTGCTCCTGCGGTAGCAGCTTATAGTGCTCCTCTTGCTTACACTGCCGCTGCTGCTCCTGTTGCCTATGCTGCAGGTATTGCCCCAgctgttgctgctcctcttAAATACACAGCTGCTGCTCCATTGTTGTTGTAA
- the LOC119650166 gene encoding cuticle protein 16.5-like: MFKLAIVVLAIVASACAKPGIVAPLAYSAPVVAAPGVVTATSSQVVARNYNGIAAAPIVAAAPVAYTAPAIAAPLAYSAYTASVAAPVAAVASPFKYTATPILL; encoded by the exons ATGTTCAAACTG GCAATTGTTGTTTTGGCCATTGTTGCCTCAGCCTGTGCCAAGCCAGGAATTGTTGCACCACTTGCATACAGTGCTCCAGTTGTAGCCGCCCCCGGTGTGGTAACAGCTACCAGCTCTCAAGTTGTTGCTCGTAACTACAATGGAATCGCTGCTGCTCCAATTGTTGCTGCCGCTCCTGTTGCATACACTGCTCCTGCGATTGCCGCCCCATTGGCGTACTCAGCTTACACTGCTTCAGTAGCCGCTCCAGTAGCCGCAGTAGCTTCTCCATTCAAATACACCGCTACACCAATCTTGTTGTAA
- the LOC119650165 gene encoding cuticle protein 16.5-like — translation MFKLAIVVLAIVASACAKPGIVAPLAYSAPVVAAPGVVTATSSQVVARNYNGLAAAPIVAAAPVAYAAPAIAAPLAYSAYTASVAAPVAAVASPLKYTAAPILL, via the exons atgttcaaattg GCAATTGTTGTTTTGGCCATTGTTGCCTCAGCCTGTGCCAAGCCAGGAATTGTTGCACCACTTGCATACAGTGCTCCAGTTGTAGCCGCCCCCGGTGTGGTAACCGCTACAAGCTCCCAAGTTGTTGCTCGTAACTACAATGGATTAGCTGCTGCTCCAATTGTTGCTGCCGCTCCTGTTGCATACGCTGCTCCTGCGATTGCCGCCCCATTGGCCTACTCAGCTTACACTGCTTCAGTAGCCGCTCCAGTAGCTGCAGTAGCCTCTCCCCTGAAATACACCGCTGCACCAATCTTGTTGTAA